The Halomicronema hongdechloris C2206 genome includes a window with the following:
- the hmpF gene encoding pilus motility taxis protein HmpF encodes MLYLAEVQKKAGFIGSGKPEFKLLACQRSEQSWSSVPGDEVVAAPDDATYNAGALVMVELSNNRQIQRHYEAGRSLVTILQTFSNLSKKYKTQEEEIEQWKQSLTFQSQELNRREMDMESRQEQLEQAEADLDKLDEQRQATEQAQAELEQLRADLERKNQDLEGAWAHLNGEMRRLEERQAEMGNISLDEAQLEQLQEALDRLTNAITPTESVRQQLDAAFEHWNQQQATLEHHQQSLGQQQQELTQQQQQQQQQISELESAWQSWRDGETALADRRTELKLQQALIVAHQERITLLSEQLRDQGALHKQIYDLLNTTDKVRLSKKVDVAALEAMPLETLQTLVSELEQDLEKVSRFVIDQEEELTLQQQAIDELKHKIEQSSEFDRLQLETELADEQDRYQMLNETLVGQRRNLLEREEVLSQHQALLRRRQGHATEEAPASAVELEPVLDKLDELRQQTNDELHTLETQAKQMQESVATLRTETEQMAAAQGTRREELQTQENQVRERQQALGCLQGKVDLYGELLPAAKERLDQGKQTLDAIASSLAQLQESSDYQLQAITEMRQTVFTLAAEGTEQLATP; translated from the coding sequence GTGCTGTATCTAGCAGAAGTGCAGAAAAAAGCTGGATTCATCGGTAGTGGTAAGCCAGAGTTCAAATTGCTTGCCTGTCAACGGTCAGAACAAAGCTGGAGTTCGGTGCCAGGGGACGAAGTGGTAGCGGCCCCTGATGATGCCACCTACAATGCCGGGGCTCTAGTGATGGTAGAGCTTAGTAATAATCGCCAGATTCAGCGCCATTACGAAGCTGGCCGGTCGTTGGTGACGATCCTGCAGACCTTCTCCAATCTCAGCAAGAAATATAAGACACAAGAAGAAGAAATTGAGCAGTGGAAACAGTCTCTGACGTTTCAGAGCCAGGAACTGAACCGCCGCGAGATGGACATGGAATCGCGGCAGGAGCAGTTAGAGCAGGCGGAGGCAGACCTAGACAAGCTAGATGAACAGCGTCAGGCCACCGAACAGGCCCAAGCAGAACTCGAGCAACTTCGAGCTGACTTAGAGCGTAAAAACCAAGACCTAGAGGGGGCCTGGGCTCATCTCAATGGTGAGATGAGGCGATTGGAAGAGCGCCAGGCCGAGATGGGTAATATCAGCCTGGATGAGGCCCAACTAGAACAACTCCAGGAAGCACTTGACCGTCTCACCAATGCCATCACGCCTACTGAGTCTGTTCGACAACAGTTAGACGCAGCCTTCGAGCACTGGAATCAACAGCAGGCGACCTTAGAGCACCATCAACAATCCTTAGGGCAGCAGCAGCAGGAATTAACCCAGCAACAGCAGCAGCAACAGCAGCAAATTAGTGAGCTGGAGTCTGCCTGGCAGAGCTGGCGGGATGGTGAGACGGCTCTGGCTGATCGTCGCACCGAGCTAAAGTTACAGCAGGCGCTAATCGTGGCTCACCAAGAGCGCATTACACTTCTATCGGAACAACTGCGAGATCAAGGAGCCTTACATAAGCAGATCTATGACCTGCTCAACACCACCGATAAGGTACGTCTCAGCAAGAAGGTGGATGTTGCGGCCTTAGAAGCCATGCCTTTGGAAACCTTGCAAACTCTGGTCAGTGAGTTAGAGCAGGATCTAGAAAAGGTATCTCGCTTCGTCATCGATCAAGAAGAGGAGCTGACCTTACAGCAACAAGCTATTGATGAGCTCAAGCATAAAATTGAGCAATCTAGTGAATTTGATCGGCTGCAGTTGGAAACTGAATTGGCCGATGAGCAAGATCGCTACCAAATGCTGAATGAAACCCTGGTGGGCCAGCGTCGTAATCTACTAGAGCGAGAAGAGGTACTCAGCCAACACCAGGCCCTGCTGCGACGGCGCCAGGGCCATGCCACCGAGGAGGCTCCGGCATCAGCCGTAGAGCTAGAGCCCGTGTTAGATAAGCTCGATGAGCTCCGGCAACAAACCAATGATGAACTGCATACTCTAGAAACTCAGGCAAAGCAGATGCAGGAGTCGGTGGCTACCCTAAGAACTGAGACCGAGCAAATGGCGGCTGCTCAGGGGACCCGGCGGGAAGAATTGCAGACCCAGGAGAACCAAGTTCGGGAGCGTCAACAGGCCTTAGGCTGCCTCCAGGGCAAGGTAGATCTCTATGGCGAACTGCTGCCTGCCGCTAAGGAGCGCCTTGATCAAGGGAAGCAGACCCTCGATGCGATCGCATCTTCCCTGGCCCAACTGCAAGAATCGAGCGACTATCAACTCCAGGCAATCACTGAGATGCGCCAGACCGTGTTTACCCTGGCTGCGGAAGGCACTGAACAGCTAGCCACCCCATAA
- a CDS encoding glycogen debranching protein, giving the protein MIWVNEQIDPCGLIYSCIACRDENQARACHESFQANLTQDQIDHGWIAQLRTVESWEEVPVNALKLD; this is encoded by the coding sequence ATGATTTGGGTAAACGAACAAATCGATCCCTGCGGCCTTATTTATTCCTGTATTGCCTGTCGTGACGAAAACCAAGCTCGGGCTTGCCACGAATCGTTTCAAGCCAACTTAACCCAAGACCAAATTGACCACGGCTGGATAGCTCAGCTACGAACCGTGGAGTCGTGGGAAGAAGTGCCTGTCAATGCCCTCAAATTAGACTAG
- a CDS encoding RNA-binding S4 domain-containing protein, whose translation MNPHIKLAQFLKQNQLVQTGGEAKLMIQNGDVRVNGALETRRGRKLVDGDRVSLQGQTHVVHLSRQDTP comes from the coding sequence ATGAATCCTCATATTAAGCTGGCTCAGTTCCTCAAACAGAATCAACTGGTACAAACTGGTGGCGAAGCTAAACTCATGATTCAAAATGGCGATGTCAGGGTCAACGGTGCCCTAGAAACTCGACGGGGTCGTAAACTCGTCGACGGCGATCGCGTCAGCCTTCAAGGACAGACCCACGTAGTGCACTTATCCCGCCAGGACACCCCTTAG
- the grxC gene encoding glutaredoxin 3, which produces MVPTVEIYTWSRCPFCSRAKALLDSKNVDYTEYCIDGDDQARAAMATRANGQRSLPQIFIGDQHIGGCDDLYSLDAHGQLDDLLQVSSV; this is translated from the coding sequence ATGGTACCTACCGTCGAAATTTATACCTGGAGTCGCTGCCCATTCTGTAGTCGCGCCAAAGCATTACTCGATAGTAAAAATGTAGACTATACCGAATACTGCATCGACGGAGATGACCAAGCCAGGGCGGCCATGGCAACTCGCGCTAATGGCCAACGGTCTCTACCCCAAATTTTCATTGGCGATCAGCATATCGGCGGTTGCGATGATTTGTACAGTCTCGATGCCCATGGGCAACTCGACGATTTACTGCAAGTCAGCTCTGTATAG
- a CDS encoding secondary thiamine-phosphate synthase enzyme YjbQ yields MVFQTDINLLTKGHGDMHDITDQVNSIVQQSGITQGMVNIFNIGSTATVGTIEFEPGLQQDLPSLLNRLIPPSRDYGHEQTWHDGNGHSHLQATWMGPSLTVPIRNGTLVLGTWQQIFHLECDIRPRQRALAITIYGHGH; encoded by the coding sequence ATGGTATTCCAGACAGACATAAACCTCCTTACCAAGGGGCATGGAGACATGCACGACATTACCGATCAGGTTAATAGCATCGTGCAACAGTCTGGGATTACTCAGGGTATGGTGAATATTTTCAACATAGGTAGCACTGCTACGGTAGGAACCATCGAATTTGAGCCTGGCCTCCAGCAAGATTTGCCCTCGCTATTGAATCGCCTAATTCCACCCAGCCGTGATTACGGCCATGAACAAACTTGGCATGATGGCAATGGCCACTCTCATCTACAAGCCACTTGGATGGGGCCTTCCCTTACGGTTCCCATTCGTAATGGCACCTTGGTCCTTGGCACCTGGCAGCAGATCTTTCACCTAGAATGTGACATCCGCCCCCGACAACGCGCCTTAGCCATTACTATCTATGGCCACGGACATTAG
- the hpf gene encoding ribosome hibernation-promoting factor, HPF/YfiA family has protein sequence MKLVIQGKNIEITDAIRDYVQQKISKAASHFQHLTNEVDVTLSIARNPRISTKQSAEVTLYINGAVVRAEESSDNLYASIDLVANKISRQLRKYKEKRQSKNHTSVKPNDALIESDAASDVSQLLQSKEPQLPEQVVRTKYFAMPPMTVQDALEQLELVDHDFYMFRNADTGEINVIYERNHGGYGLLQPRKSDGNHHNGRAYQTTAATTSTGT, from the coding sequence ATGAAGCTTGTTATCCAGGGTAAAAATATTGAAATCACAGACGCTATCCGCGACTACGTTCAGCAAAAAATATCAAAGGCTGCGAGCCACTTTCAGCATTTAACGAACGAAGTCGATGTGACTCTCTCCATAGCTCGCAACCCTCGGATAAGCACCAAGCAATCGGCAGAAGTAACCCTCTACATAAATGGTGCTGTAGTGAGGGCAGAGGAAAGTAGTGACAACCTCTACGCCAGTATTGATTTGGTGGCCAATAAGATCAGTCGCCAATTGCGAAAATATAAGGAAAAACGTCAAAGTAAGAACCATACTTCAGTCAAGCCCAACGATGCGCTTATTGAGAGTGATGCTGCCTCGGATGTGTCACAGCTGTTACAGTCTAAGGAGCCTCAGCTGCCTGAGCAGGTGGTACGCACCAAGTATTTTGCCATGCCACCGATGACCGTTCAGGACGCTCTAGAGCAGTTAGAGTTGGTGGACCACGATTTCTATATGTTTCGCAACGCCGATACGGGCGAAATCAACGTTATTTATGAGCGAAATCATGGTGGCTATGGATTGCTACAGCCGCGTAAGTCCGATGGGAATCATCACAATGGTCGCGCTTACCAGACAACGGCAGCTACCACCTCGACCGGTACCTGA
- the lipB gene encoding lipoyl(octanoyl) transferase LipB, giving the protein MTARVCYLHQPGLVAYAEAWAWQQQLVKRVQSSQYPGDVLLLLEHPPVYTLGKGADTSFLRFKPDQSPYAVYRVERGGEVTFHCPGQLVGYPILDLRYHRQDLHWYLRQLEQVLIDTLKHYHLVGERIPGLTGVWLDGVKVGAIGIKVSRWVTMHGFALNICPDLSGFHRIIPCGITDRPVGSLTQFCPGITVASVQSVLIDAFARVFSLTLQTVADQYR; this is encoded by the coding sequence ATGACAGCCCGCGTATGTTATCTTCATCAACCAGGTCTAGTTGCCTATGCGGAGGCTTGGGCTTGGCAGCAGCAACTGGTGAAACGGGTTCAGTCTAGTCAGTATCCAGGAGATGTCTTATTGCTCTTAGAGCATCCACCAGTCTATACCCTCGGGAAAGGGGCCGATACAAGCTTTTTAAGATTTAAGCCTGACCAGAGTCCCTACGCCGTCTATCGAGTAGAACGGGGTGGGGAGGTTACCTTTCACTGTCCCGGACAGCTTGTGGGCTATCCAATTTTGGATTTACGGTACCATCGCCAGGATCTACATTGGTATCTGCGACAGCTAGAGCAGGTCCTAATTGATACCCTGAAGCATTACCACCTGGTCGGAGAGCGCATTCCTGGCCTGACAGGCGTCTGGCTTGATGGGGTTAAGGTGGGCGCGATTGGCATTAAGGTGAGTCGTTGGGTCACGATGCACGGCTTTGCTCTCAATATTTGCCCTGACTTATCAGGGTTTCACCGTATCATCCCCTGTGGCATCACCGATCGTCCGGTGGGTAGCCTGACCCAGTTCTGTCCTGGTATTACTGTCGCATCCGTACAATCAGTTCTGATTGATGCATTTGCCCGGGTATTTTCACTGACACTGCAGACAGTGGCTGACCAATACCGATGA